The Chlamydiota bacterium genome includes the window CCATGGCCAATGTTGCTTTCAATTATTTTAAGCAACAAAATCATGGACACCTTGTTGGAATTTCTTCGATTGCAGCTTTAAAATTTAGCGGCCGAGCCCCAGCTTACTCTGCCTCCAAGGCCTTTGAACTCAACTATATGAAAGGCTTGAGGACACAGGCAGTAAAATTAAAAAAACCTATTTTTGTGACGGATGTTCGTCCTGGATTTGTGGATACAGCCATGGTTAAAGACGCCTTAAAATTTTGGGTTAGCTCTCCTGAAAAAGCGGCTCTTCAAATTTACGAAGCCATTGGTCAGAAAAAACAACATGTTTATATTACCAAACGATGGCAATTCATTGCCTGGCTCATGAAATTTTTGCCAGAATTCTTATATAAAAAAGCGTGATTCCAAAATTTTTTGAGGGAAATTGAATAAAAAGAATCCTGTCCCACTTTTAGAGGCCTCAAATTTTTCAGGCGGAGTGCTCGCATTTTGCTAACACACCCTCATCCATTGTGACAATGCGACTTGCCAGAAAACTTCCCTCTTGACGGTTATGTGTTGTATAGATAAGGATGGGGTGAAATTCTTTCTGAAGTTTCAAAATTTCTTCTACCAGCACTTTTGCTAACTCCTCATCGAGATGAGACAACGGCTCGTCCATCTTTAGGGTTTAAGAGAATTAAATTTTAAAATTAAACCCAATATTGCCGCCACAAAAATAATCAGAGGTTCTGGAACTTTTTTAGTTTTCCAGAGAATTCCGGCGGTGACGAGGGCCATCAAAGCGGTCGGAATATCTACAATCGACTTTTTTCCAATTACAAATACGGCCCCTGTAATGGCTCCTATGGCTGCGGCCGTGACCCCATTTACAAATGAATGAATGGCGGGTTTCTTTCCATATTTTTTGAAGTAGGGAGCGGGAATAATTGTGAAAAGATAACAGGGTAGGAATGTGCCTAATGCGGCCACACAAGCCCCCGGAAACCCAGCGACGAGATAGCCAATAAAGCCTACTGTAATCACCACAGGACCCGGTGTAATCATCGCCACCGCGACCGCGTCAAGAAATTGATGATCATTGAGCCAGTGATATTCTTT containing:
- a CDS encoding SDR family NAD(P)-dependent oxidoreductase yields the protein MLKAIIIGASSGIGKALAQHLSQKGYTLGLTGRRVELLNELKKELPNPTFIKRMNVTQYEEAMKILQELIQEMGGMDLMVINAGVRFFNDALHWKEEFQTISTNVTGFAAMANVAFNYFKQQNHGHLVGISSIAALKFSGRAPAYSASKAFELNYMKGLRTQAVKLKKPIFVTDVRPGFVDTAMVKDALKFWVSSPEKAALQIYEAIGQKKQHVYITKRWQFIAWLMKFLPEFLYKKA